One region of Nitrospinota bacterium genomic DNA includes:
- the ispF gene encoding 2-C-methyl-D-erythritol 2,4-cyclodiphosphate synthase: MFRIGNGYDVHRLVTGRKLILGGVEIPHTLGLDGHSDADALLHAICDALLGALGCGDIGKYFPDTDPEWKGVSSLLLLKKVGEMCEERGFAISNIDSVIAAQKPKIAPYIQAMKKNIADSLGIDPEQVNVKATTTETLGFVGREEGMAAYAVALLQKMDVT, encoded by the coding sequence ATGTTTAGAATCGGTAACGGTTACGACGTGCACCGCCTGGTGACAGGCAGAAAACTGATCCTGGGCGGGGTGGAGATTCCGCACACGCTTGGCCTGGATGGGCATTCCGATGCCGATGCGTTGTTGCACGCGATTTGCGATGCACTGCTGGGCGCACTCGGCTGCGGCGATATCGGAAAGTATTTTCCCGACACCGACCCTGAGTGGAAGGGCGTATCCAGTCTGCTTCTGCTTAAAAAAGTCGGTGAGATGTGCGAAGAACGCGGGTTCGCCATTTCCAACATCGATTCCGTCATCGCGGCGCAAAAACCTAAAATCGCGCCCTATATTCAAGCAATGAAAAAGAATATCGCAGACAGCTTGGGCATCGACCCGGAGCAGGTCAACGTCAAGGCCACGACCACTGAGACCTTAGGCTTTGTCGGTCGGGAAGAGGGCATGGCCGCCTACGCCGTCGCCCTTTTGCAGAAAATGGATGTAACGTAG